One part of the Arthrobacter tumbae genome encodes these proteins:
- a CDS encoding gamma-glutamyltransferase family protein: MRHSIRRSLAALLCAGMALTACTAQEAPSPAAEAPASQPASLPAPETPTPSPSPSLLSPSPSSTSPEPPQDQHVEAVVSSNSLATDAGARILTAGGSAADSAVAVAAVLSVVEPFYSSVLGGDTWALYYDAGIQDVTSLNAVGPVGSKATLEDYTPRAGEYGIHQAILPGAWDGWMLWLRDHGNLPLREVLAPAIETARAGYPVSSEMTFWLTLQEQNIRNSPKLSELYLRGGGLVATGQTVTQSDLADTLEALATAYDDGAATAGDAAASHAAGIQAARDYFYRGPLAEAIVQYSDEFGGYFTLEDFAGYEAEQVDPISIDWGGGLQVLQNPPNSQGIAMLMALNILKTEDWSGRSPSDPDVIHRQVEAVKLAYADRFAYVGDPDRTDVPVDELLSDDYAVAQRTRIDMDTAAEWPIAAGLDRQSTDTTTFHVTDSEGNAAAITTSLGGQFLVVGETGIHINERMKFMSVDPENVNVVAPGATVRHTSNPYMVMRDGRPYLLGGNTGVDTQPQAQLQQFMNVVAFGLSPQEAVAQPRFVSTSFPQSIFPYPADNILHVETSFAPAAIAELRSRGHNIAVGQGIFGTANILEITEDGTVARIGAEPRNETASGVVLPLGQ, encoded by the coding sequence TTGCGACACTCGATTCGCCGGTCCCTCGCCGCCCTCCTCTGCGCCGGAATGGCGTTGACAGCCTGCACAGCTCAGGAAGCACCGTCTCCCGCCGCCGAAGCGCCAGCCTCCCAACCAGCCTCCCTACCAGCGCCTGAGACGCCAACGCCGTCGCCTTCACCGTCCCTCCTCAGCCCCTCACCGTCCTCCACCAGCCCGGAGCCGCCGCAGGATCAGCACGTCGAAGCCGTCGTCTCGTCGAACTCGCTGGCTACGGACGCCGGCGCGAGGATCCTTACCGCAGGCGGGTCGGCAGCGGACTCCGCAGTCGCGGTCGCCGCCGTGCTGAGCGTCGTGGAACCCTTCTATTCGAGCGTGCTCGGCGGCGACACCTGGGCGCTCTATTACGACGCCGGCATTCAGGACGTCACCAGCCTCAACGCTGTGGGGCCGGTAGGCAGCAAGGCAACGCTCGAGGACTACACTCCCCGCGCCGGTGAATATGGCATTCACCAGGCCATCCTGCCCGGTGCCTGGGACGGCTGGATGCTCTGGTTGCGGGACCACGGGAACCTGCCGCTGCGGGAGGTCCTGGCCCCTGCGATCGAAACGGCGCGCGCCGGCTATCCCGTCAGCAGCGAGATGACCTTCTGGCTCACCCTGCAGGAACAGAACATCCGGAACTCTCCGAAGCTCAGCGAGCTGTACCTGCGCGGCGGCGGCCTCGTTGCCACAGGCCAGACTGTCACCCAGTCTGACCTCGCCGACACCCTCGAAGCGCTTGCAACCGCTTACGACGACGGCGCCGCCACCGCCGGCGACGCGGCAGCATCCCACGCGGCCGGTATCCAGGCCGCCCGCGACTATTTCTACCGGGGACCGTTGGCCGAAGCGATCGTGCAGTACTCCGACGAGTTCGGCGGCTACTTCACCCTGGAAGATTTCGCCGGCTACGAGGCGGAGCAGGTGGATCCGATTTCCATCGACTGGGGCGGTGGGCTGCAGGTTCTGCAGAACCCGCCCAACAGCCAGGGCATCGCTATGCTGATGGCGCTGAACATATTGAAGACGGAGGACTGGTCGGGCAGGTCGCCCTCCGATCCCGATGTCATTCATCGGCAGGTCGAAGCAGTGAAGCTCGCCTATGCGGACCGGTTCGCGTATGTCGGCGACCCTGACCGTACCGACGTGCCGGTGGACGAACTGCTCTCAGATGATTACGCCGTAGCCCAGCGCACCCGAATCGATATGGACACGGCCGCGGAGTGGCCGATTGCAGCGGGTCTGGACCGCCAATCAACTGACACCACCACGTTCCATGTCACGGACAGCGAGGGCAACGCCGCCGCCATCACCACCAGCCTCGGCGGGCAATTCCTCGTGGTGGGGGAGACCGGTATCCACATCAACGAGCGCATGAAGTTCATGTCAGTGGACCCGGAGAACGTGAATGTGGTCGCTCCGGGCGCGACCGTGCGGCACACGTCCAACCCCTACATGGTGATGCGCGACGGCCGGCCGTACCTGCTGGGCGGGAACACCGGCGTCGATACCCAGCCGCAGGCGCAGCTCCAGCAGTTCATGAACGTCGTGGCTTTCGGTCTTTCTCCGCAGGAAGCGGTTGCACAGCCCCGCTTCGTCAGCACGTCATTCCCGCAATCGATCTTCCCCTACCCGGCGGACAACATCCTGCACGTG
- the paaI gene encoding hydroxyphenylacetyl-CoA thioesterase PaaI, whose translation MKDTDVRPAHPILEQDHASHWLGIEVLRLADGHATITMRLREEMLNGFGIAHGGMVFAFADSAFALACNPPGETETITVASGVDINFLAPAFPGDLLTAVADRKASAGRSGLYDISITAANDDGDTRLIAEFRGRSRTVPNKAGRDAPSTNQPETRTS comes from the coding sequence ATGAAGGACACTGACGTCCGCCCTGCGCACCCTATCCTCGAACAGGATCACGCCTCCCACTGGCTGGGAATCGAAGTGCTCCGCCTCGCAGACGGGCATGCGACCATCACCATGCGTCTACGCGAGGAAATGCTCAACGGCTTTGGGATCGCGCACGGCGGCATGGTCTTTGCCTTCGCGGATTCCGCCTTCGCGCTGGCCTGCAATCCGCCCGGCGAGACGGAGACGATCACCGTTGCCTCCGGCGTCGACATCAACTTTCTTGCCCCCGCTTTCCCGGGCGATCTGCTGACCGCGGTCGCTGACCGAAAAGCCTCCGCCGGCCGGAGCGGCCTCTATGACATTTCCATCACTGCCGCGAACGACGACGGCGACACCCGCCTGATTGCCGAGTTCCGCGGCCGCTCGCGCACCGTTCCCAATAAGGCCGGCCGCGATGCTCCATCCACGAACCAGCCCGAGACGAGGACCTCATGA